A portion of the Methanobrevibacter sp. genome contains these proteins:
- a CDS encoding methanogenesis marker 8 protein: MREHIIEAMGLSKVTIKDGKVVSVSEPEVEYCPLFDHHRGIKRLTSEAIAENMQFRIDDFGMCMPNRQLRMKDFLNFGISEIMCTLLDEDVIDCVVMVLEGCGTLIVEEPELVQGIGGRVSGLVKTSPIPELIAEMGKDNIAHPKTAEIDQLKGIELAIAKGFKNIAVTVTLAGDIEEIERIKLENPDVNIYVFVVHTTKKSAEDARKLFDGCDVITSCASRHVREIGENESIKTVGQSISIYAKTENGRKFLEMRLKKIGGEKPKKDNPDLPYPLI; encoded by the coding sequence ATGAGAGAACATATTATTGAAGCCATGGGACTGAGCAAAGTAACAATTAAAGACGGAAAGGTTGTCAGTGTAAGTGAACCTGAAGTTGAGTACTGTCCTCTTTTTGATCACCACAGAGGAATTAAGAGACTGACATCTGAAGCAATAGCTGAAAATATGCAATTTAGAATTGATGATTTTGGAATGTGTATGCCAAATCGCCAATTAAGAATGAAGGACTTTTTGAATTTCGGCATTTCAGAGATTATGTGCACATTACTAGATGAGGATGTAATCGACTGTGTTGTGATGGTTTTAGAAGGTTGCGGAACATTAATCGTTGAAGAGCCGGAACTTGTACAGGGAATTGGAGGAAGGGTTTCAGGCCTTGTAAAAACCAGTCCGATTCCGGAATTGATAGCTGAAATGGGCAAGGACAATATTGCCCATCCAAAAACAGCCGAAATTGATCAACTTAAAGGAATAGAACTTGCAATTGCCAAAGGATTTAAAAATATTGCAGTTACTGTAACTCTGGCCGGAGACATTGAGGAAATTGAAAGGATTAAATTGGAAAATCCTGATGTGAATATCTATGTTTTTGTTGTCCACACGACAAAAAAGTCTGCTGAAGACGCAAGAAAATTATTTGACGGCTGTGACGTCATTACATCCTGCGCATCAAGACATGTTCGTGAAATCGGAGAAAATGAAAGCATAAAAACTGTAGGCCAATCCATTTCGATTTACGCTAAAACAGAAAATGGCAGAAAATTTTTAGAAATGCGTTTGAAAAAAATTGGAGGGGAAAAACCTAAAAAGGACAATCCTGATTTGCCATACCCCCTAATTTAA
- a CDS encoding PolC-type DNA polymerase III: MFTIKIIFFDTETSGLDCSCCKIIELAMLTVENGIIVDTYDEFIDIGEFISPKISQLTGITNNMIQNEGIDEETVAYDLKERLTANTLMVAHNCQFDLQFVYSLLKRHFPDDADYIVSNLNWIDTVSVLKDRKDYPHKLIDAVKYYGIGEVNFHRAIDDAKALYQVAVAMKNERDDLSEYINIFGYNPKFGVSGIKFPFIEYKRQPYHNRGLLPQERCLPRR; the protein is encoded by the coding sequence GTGTTTACTATAAAAATTATATTCTTTGATACCGAAACAAGCGGTCTTGATTGTTCCTGCTGTAAGATTATTGAACTTGCAATGTTAACTGTTGAAAATGGGATTATTGTAGATACTTATGATGAATTCATTGACATAGGAGAGTTCATTTCTCCAAAAATTTCTCAATTAACCGGAATTACAAATAATATGATACAAAATGAGGGAATCGATGAGGAAACTGTTGCTTATGACTTAAAAGAAAGACTCACGGCAAATACATTGATGGTGGCTCATAATTGTCAATTTGATTTGCAGTTCGTTTATTCACTGTTAAAGCGTCATTTTCCAGATGATGCGGATTATATCGTATCTAATTTAAACTGGATTGATACTGTATCTGTTTTAAAAGACAGAAAGGATTATCCTCATAAGTTAATTGATGCTGTTAAATATTACGGTATTGGTGAAGTTAATTTTCACAGAGCTATTGATGATGCAAAAGCATTATATCAGGTTGCAGTGGCCATGAAAAACGAACGTGATGATTTATCAGAGTATATAAACATATTCGGTTACAATCCAAAATTTGGCGTAAGTGGCATTAAATTCCCATTTATTGAATATAAGAGACAGCCTTACCATAATCGGGGATTGCTGCCTCAGGAAAGATGTTTGCCGAGAAGATAA
- a CDS encoding type II toxin-antitoxin system VapC family toxin has product MIFLDSTYLIGVILKKDTCTEKALKLKPVLKNERKLINSTVFTEVLNSLKATNSTYDVDELTELLLSYEIDFLGSDDYAEAVASYKHYNHAVNFSDCTILQTMIKNGVSTIVSFDSDFDKIKGINRIYL; this is encoded by the coding sequence ATGATATTTCTAGACTCAACATACCTGATTGGAGTCATACTTAAAAAAGACACCTGCACCGAAAAGGCACTTAAATTAAAGCCGGTTCTGAAAAACGAAAGGAAACTGATAAACAGTACGGTTTTTACAGAAGTCCTCAACAGCCTGAAGGCAACAAACTCAACATACGATGTTGATGAACTGACAGAATTGCTCCTATCATATGAAATAGATTTTTTAGGCTCTGATGATTATGCAGAAGCAGTTGCATCATATAAACATTACAATCATGCAGTCAACTTCAGCGACTGCACCATACTCCAGACCATGATTAAAAACGGAGTCAGTACAATAGTTTCATTCGATTCAGATTTTGATAAAATCAAAGGCATCAACAGAATATACCTTTAA
- the thiC gene encoding phosphomethylpyrimidine synthase: MTQKSEAQKGNITPEMEYVAEIENIDVNKLAKLIDCGKVVIPKNINGHSKPCGIGEGLRTKINANIGSSSKIDDIDLEINKAKLAQEYGADALMDLSTGSDLKLFRKKIMDAVDICIGTVPIYEAGVVTLSKDKEIIDMDPDDIFRAIENQAKEGVDFMTLHCGITKDLVSKLKSANRMMGIVSRGGTFMASWINHNDMENPLYENYDYLLELSYEYDITLSLGDGLRPGCLSDASDIPQIQELVNLGGLVKRAQDANVQVMVEGPGHMPLNQIKANMEIQKTICHSAPFYVLGPLVTDIAPGYDHITGAIGGAIAASAGASFLCYVTPAEHLSLPSLEDVKEGIIASKIAAEAADVAKGLESAWSRERAMAKARKEFDWEKQFDLALDKSKPRTYRDKCELEDEEMCAMCGEYCAVKIAKGDF; this comes from the coding sequence TTGACCCAAAAAAGTGAAGCGCAAAAAGGAAATATTACACCAGAAATGGAATATGTTGCAGAAATAGAAAATATAGATGTAAATAAATTAGCTAAATTAATAGATTGCGGAAAAGTTGTAATTCCAAAAAATATTAATGGACACTCAAAACCATGCGGTATTGGAGAAGGTTTGAGAACTAAAATTAATGCAAACATCGGTTCATCATCAAAAATTGACGATATTGATCTTGAAATTAATAAAGCAAAATTGGCTCAGGAATACGGTGCAGATGCACTTATGGATTTATCAACAGGTTCTGATTTAAAGTTATTCAGAAAAAAGATTATGGATGCAGTCGATATCTGTATTGGAACTGTTCCGATTTATGAAGCAGGTGTTGTAACACTTTCAAAAGACAAAGAAATCATTGATATGGATCCTGATGATATTTTCAGGGCTATTGAAAATCAGGCAAAAGAGGGAGTGGACTTTATGACCCTTCACTGCGGAATTACTAAAGATTTGGTCAGCAAATTAAAGTCCGCAAATAGAATGATGGGAATTGTAAGTCGTGGCGGAACCTTTATGGCTTCCTGGATTAACCATAACGATATGGAAAATCCGTTATATGAAAATTACGATTATCTTTTAGAGTTATCATATGAATATGACATCACATTGTCTTTAGGTGATGGTTTAAGACCCGGCTGTCTGTCAGATGCAAGCGACATCCCTCAGATTCAGGAACTTGTGAATTTGGGAGGTCTTGTTAAAAGAGCACAGGATGCAAACGTTCAGGTGATGGTGGAAGGTCCGGGACATATGCCATTAAACCAGATTAAAGCAAATATGGAAATTCAAAAAACAATATGTCACAGCGCTCCGTTTTACGTATTGGGACCGTTAGTAACCGATATTGCACCTGGCTATGACCACATCACAGGAGCAATAGGAGGAGCAATAGCCGCATCAGCAGGAGCCAGCTTTTTGTGTTATGTAACACCTGCAGAACACTTATCCCTTCCGAGTCTAGAAGATGTTAAAGAAGGAATTATTGCATCCAAAATTGCTGCAGAGGCCGCTGATGTTGCAAAGGGTCTTGAATCCGCATGGAGCCGTGAACGTGCAATGGCCAAAGCAAGAAAAGAATTCGATTGGGAAAAACAATTTGACCTTGCATTGGACAAGTCAAAACCTAGAACATATCGTGACAAATGTGAACTTGAAGATGAAGAGATGTGCGCGATGTGTGGTGAATATTGTGCAGTAAAAATAGCTAAAGGCGATTTTTAA
- a CDS encoding ATP-dependent DNA ligase — MRYQELVDVYSALEATTKRLEKTEIISEFLKKLDSDTIEKVGLLILGVVFPAWSSEEIGIGGKLVERAVAEAVGTTQSGVEDAVRDEGDIGLACIKLYAKKSQTTFFSQPLTIDFVFNSLRKLSKISGSRSTNRKIAVILELLSQASATEAKYLTRTITEELRIGVGDGVVRDAIAQAFGIDKKVVERAQMLTNDFSIVAKTAKEQGSAGLEKLNLTPGTPVKPMLAQLAPPLDEIIPEMGVAICDTKYDGIRLQVHRNNGEIKIFTRRLENITHALPEIVELFDEHLPHENYIVEGEVIATRNGKPLPFQNILHRVRRKHNVEEAIENVPLKLYLFDVLYYEVPMIDEPLKNRRRILEEIVDTSIDGMNLSTMIVGTADNIGEVQELFERSINEGHEGIMIKDASEPYIPGLRGKKMLKYKAEPETLDMIVIGGTYGIGKRGDFVGSYLVALRDENDDFKSVAYAATGLDDATLEYLTGKMKELEISTKGREIRVEPKIVLEIAFSEIVESPEYETGYSLRFPVVKNIRKDKGPMDVDTVERLISMYNTGN, encoded by the coding sequence ATGAGATATCAGGAATTAGTAGATGTATACTCAGCATTGGAAGCAACAACAAAAAGATTAGAAAAAACAGAGATAATTTCTGAATTTTTAAAGAAATTAGACTCTGATACAATTGAAAAAGTCGGACTTTTGATTTTGGGAGTCGTGTTTCCTGCATGGAGTTCGGAAGAAATTGGAATCGGCGGAAAATTAGTTGAAAGGGCAGTAGCGGAAGCTGTTGGAACAACACAATCTGGCGTTGAGGATGCTGTTCGTGACGAAGGAGACATCGGCCTTGCATGCATTAAATTATATGCTAAAAAATCCCAGACAACATTTTTCTCACAGCCCCTGACAATTGATTTTGTATTTAACAGCCTGCGCAAACTGTCTAAAATCAGCGGATCACGTTCAACCAACCGTAAAATTGCAGTTATTTTAGAGCTGTTAAGTCAGGCAAGTGCAACTGAAGCCAAATATCTGACCCGTACAATAACCGAAGAACTGAGAATCGGCGTTGGAGACGGAGTGGTTAGAGATGCAATTGCGCAAGCTTTCGGCATTGATAAAAAAGTAGTTGAAAGAGCCCAGATGCTTACAAATGATTTTTCAATCGTTGCAAAAACTGCAAAAGAACAGGGCAGCGCCGGTTTAGAAAAGCTTAATCTGACACCGGGAACACCTGTAAAACCAATGCTTGCTCAGCTTGCACCTCCATTGGATGAAATCATTCCTGAAATGGGCGTTGCAATTTGCGATACCAAGTATGACGGCATCAGGCTCCAGGTTCACAGAAACAACGGCGAAATTAAAATATTCACACGCAGACTTGAAAACATTACCCATGCACTTCCAGAAATCGTGGAACTGTTTGATGAACACCTCCCCCATGAGAACTACATCGTAGAAGGGGAAGTAATAGCCACTAGAAACGGAAAGCCCCTCCCTTTCCAGAACATATTGCACCGCGTTAGAAGAAAGCATAATGTTGAAGAGGCTATTGAAAATGTTCCTCTAAAATTATACCTGTTCGATGTTTTATATTATGAAGTTCCAATGATTGACGAGCCTTTAAAAAATAGAAGACGAATATTAGAAGAAATTGTTGACACCTCTATTGACGGGATGAATCTGAGCACAATGATTGTTGGAACTGCCGACAACATCGGCGAAGTTCAGGAACTGTTTGAACGCTCAATTAATGAAGGGCATGAAGGAATAATGATTAAGGATGCTTCAGAACCATATATTCCTGGCCTTAGAGGTAAAAAAATGCTTAAATACAAAGCAGAACCTGAAACCCTTGACATGATCGTTATTGGAGGAACATACGGAATCGGAAAAAGAGGAGATTTCGTCGGATCTTACTTGGTGGCTTTAAGAGATGAAAACGATGATTTTAAAAGCGTTGCTTATGCAGCAACAGGCCTTGATGATGCGACATTGGAATATCTGACCGGTAAAATGAAGGAACTTGAAATTTCAACCAAAGGCAGGGAAATCAGAGTTGAGCCTAAAATCGTTCTGGAAATTGCATTTTCAGAAATTGTCGAGTCTCCGGAATATGAGACAGGTTACTCCTTAAGATTCCCTGTTGTTAAAAATATAAGAAAAGATAAGGGTCCGATGGATGTAGATACTGTTGAGAGATTAATTTCCATGTACAATACAGGAAATTAA
- a CDS encoding queuosine precursor transporter: MFEDLTKTELYAILAGVFTACLIVSNIIAGKTFDFFSFTLPCAVIIFPIIYIVNDVLAEVYGYAKARRIILLGFFMNLVAVICYNVTIWLPAPVFFENSQAFGIVLSSTLRLLVASFVAYLIGSIVNARLMVYLKKWDEEKLFFRCIVSTLFGEGLDAIIFITIGFIGTIPLEALVMMVIAQAMFKTLYEIVVYPITRAVINNIKKLPEI, encoded by the coding sequence ATGTTTGAAGATTTAACAAAAACAGAATTATATGCAATTTTGGCAGGTGTTTTTACTGCATGTCTGATTGTATCAAATATTATAGCAGGCAAAACATTTGATTTTTTCTCGTTTACCCTGCCCTGTGCGGTTATCATTTTTCCAATAATCTACATTGTAAATGACGTGCTTGCAGAGGTTTATGGTTATGCTAAGGCCCGTCGCATTATTTTACTTGGGTTTTTCATGAATCTTGTTGCGGTGATTTGCTATAATGTGACTATCTGGCTTCCTGCACCGGTGTTTTTTGAAAACTCACAGGCATTCGGCATTGTTTTAAGTTCTACTTTAAGGCTGCTTGTTGCAAGTTTTGTTGCATATTTGATAGGGTCAATTGTTAATGCGAGACTGATGGTTTATCTTAAGAAATGGGATGAGGAAAAGCTATTTTTCAGATGCATAGTTTCAACATTATTTGGTGAAGGTCTGGATGCAATAATTTTTATTACAATAGGATTTATAGGAACAATACCTTTGGAGGCACTGGTGATGATGGTGATTGCTCAGGCGATGTTTAAGACACTATATGAGATTGTCGTATATCCGATTACACGGGCTGTCATTAACAATATTAAAAAATTGCCTGAGATTTAA
- a CDS encoding OB-fold nucleic acid binding domain-containing protein, with the protein MEITDEKLLRIALVTSLIGIIGLIIFTPSIEVKKVDIKDITRSMIDEKVCVDGVITDVAQSSSKTNYFLTVNDGESQIQLIIFEKQVSEIKSKNLDIEDFKNRKVEVTGTITEYKSDLELILTSGDSLRIIN; encoded by the coding sequence ATGGAAATCACAGATGAAAAATTATTAAGAATCGCCTTAGTAACCTCCCTTATCGGCATAATCGGACTGATTATATTTACCCCATCAATCGAAGTTAAAAAAGTTGATATCAAAGACATTACAAGATCCATGATTGATGAGAAGGTATGCGTCGACGGCGTGATAACAGATGTTGCCCAGTCAAGTTCAAAAACAAACTATTTTCTTACAGTAAATGACGGGGAAAGCCAGATTCAGTTAATCATCTTTGAAAAGCAAGTCAGTGAGATTAAATCAAAGAATTTGGATATTGAAGATTTCAAAAACAGAAAGGTTGAAGTTACAGGTACAATAACAGAATACAAATCAGATTTGGAATTAATTCTAACAAGCGGCGACAGTCTTCGGATAATAAATTAG
- the glmM gene encoding phosphoglucosamine mutase: MGILIMSDKKRLFGTFGVRRTANDVLTPEFATRLAACYGSVVKGKIAVGADTRTSSPMLKDAVIAGLLSAGCDAVDLGMLPTPAVQYAVRQYYDGGIMITASHNPPKFNGLKFLDEFGIGLSDNVELEIESLYFDGEPVRAGWDEIGEKFTNNQIIGEYIQTAMSHVDADAIRKANLKVVLDCGSGAGSFTAPYLVRELGCDVTTLNCQADGFFPGRDPEPIEENLQELISVVKELNADIGLAHDGDADRTICIDENGAFVLGDKTFTLVEKQMLKENGGGTIVTTVATSQAIYDIAEEYNGEVIATAVGDLLVARKLKDTDGLFGGEENGGLIFPKFVYGRDAALTVAKILEIIVKENKPLSELVSELPVYYSAKMKTECSDDLKEEVMSKIAHEVKETTDYELDTTDGVKIFKDGGWVIIRPSGTEPIFRSYSEGNSQKQADEMAEWGISLIKKYRD, encoded by the coding sequence ATAGGAATTTTAATTATGTCTGATAAAAAAAGATTATTTGGAACTTTTGGAGTTAGAAGAACAGCAAATGACGTGTTAACTCCTGAGTTTGCAACAAGATTAGCTGCATGTTATGGAAGCGTTGTTAAAGGCAAAATTGCAGTTGGAGCAGATACAAGAACAAGCAGCCCAATGTTAAAAGATGCGGTTATCGCAGGTTTACTTTCAGCCGGCTGTGATGCTGTAGATTTGGGAATGCTGCCAACACCTGCGGTCCAGTATGCAGTAAGACAGTATTATGATGGAGGAATCATGATTACTGCAAGCCATAACCCTCCTAAATTTAACGGTCTTAAATTTTTAGATGAATTTGGTATCGGCCTTTCAGATAATGTTGAATTAGAAATCGAAAGCCTTTATTTTGACGGTGAACCAGTCAGAGCAGGTTGGGATGAAATCGGTGAGAAATTCACAAATAATCAGATTATTGGCGAATACATCCAAACTGCAATGTCACATGTTGACGCAGATGCAATAAGAAAAGCCAATTTAAAAGTGGTTCTTGATTGCGGATCAGGTGCAGGTTCCTTTACTGCCCCTTATTTGGTCAGGGAACTTGGATGTGACGTGACAACTTTGAATTGTCAAGCGGACGGATTTTTCCCTGGCCGTGACCCTGAACCGATAGAAGAAAACTTGCAGGAGCTCATTTCAGTTGTAAAAGAATTAAACGCAGATATCGGTCTTGCTCATGACGGCGATGCAGACAGAACCATTTGTATTGATGAGAATGGAGCTTTTGTTCTGGGAGATAAAACATTTACACTGGTTGAAAAACAGATGCTTAAAGAAAACGGCGGAGGAACCATTGTAACAACCGTTGCAACTTCACAGGCAATTTATGATATTGCAGAAGAATACAACGGAGAAGTGATAGCCACTGCTGTTGGAGATTTGCTTGTAGCGCGTAAGTTAAAAGACACAGACGGACTTTTCGGAGGAGAGGAAAACGGAGGATTGATTTTTCCTAAATTCGTTTACGGACGGGATGCTGCTTTAACTGTTGCCAAAATCCTGGAAATAATAGTTAAAGAAAACAAACCACTATCCGAATTGGTTTCAGAGCTTCCAGTTTATTATTCAGCCAAAATGAAAACAGAATGCAGTGACGATTTAAAAGAAGAAGTAATGTCAAAAATAGCCCATGAAGTTAAAGAAACCACCGATTACGAACTTGACACTACAGACGGCGTTAAAATATTTAAAGATGGCGGATGGGTCATTATCAGACCATCCGGAACAGAACCAATCTTTAGAAGCTATTCAGAAGGAAACTCCCAAAAGCAAGCTGACGAAATGGCTGAGTGGGGAATTAGCTTAATTAAAAAATATAGAGACTAG
- a CDS encoding DUF116 domain-containing protein: MDDFIVPYQIKDDYYGDVNDFAEAFIGFAGTLNLDDLSEMLEGLLIGVYWEIYKNDAVVLPNGSHDVLAALYAMRNKSKMSKDLVDDIRGMILTKEFSKKKTKNELTLNRASLKLLLDWLEATGDFAYQLPYLRKYEDSITSEKLEIFLKLAAWFLKNSPKYLATYTAGFKEYFEKNKESHKMKEDVIFFNSPEEIYHLNMLGANLMNRIFCRNFRSRKRKALLLPSCMRVSEKNCNAENTGLGPVCRLCNKNCNIYKIAKDFPHELYLIEHNSDSLKGATEKDLDELGIIGVSCVLNLISGGYQASKMGIPPQCVILNRVSCSKHWLDGDFPSTIDLEELSTKF; the protein is encoded by the coding sequence ATGGATGATTTTATAGTTCCCTATCAGATTAAGGATGATTATTACGGGGATGTTAATGATTTTGCAGAAGCATTTATCGGCTTTGCAGGAACCCTGAATCTGGATGACTTGTCTGAAATGTTGGAAGGATTGCTTATCGGCGTTTATTGGGAGATATACAAAAATGATGCAGTTGTTTTGCCGAACGGTTCTCATGATGTTCTTGCCGCATTGTATGCTATGAGAAATAAGTCTAAAATGAGTAAGGATCTGGTCGATGACATTAGGGGGATGATTCTTACAAAGGAATTTTCTAAAAAAAAGACAAAAAACGAGTTAACCTTAAATAGGGCCAGTTTAAAATTACTGTTGGATTGGCTGGAGGCTACTGGTGATTTTGCTTATCAGCTGCCTTATTTGAGAAAGTATGAAGATAGTATAACCTCTGAAAAATTGGAGATCTTTTTGAAGTTGGCTGCATGGTTTTTGAAAAATTCCCCTAAATACCTAGCTACATATACGGCAGGATTTAAAGAATATTTTGAAAAAAATAAAGAATCTCATAAAATGAAGGAAGATGTAATATTTTTTAATAGTCCTGAAGAAATATATCATTTAAACATGCTTGGAGCTAATTTAATGAATAGAATATTCTGCAGGAATTTCCGCTCAAGAAAAAGAAAAGCACTGCTTTTGCCTTCCTGCATGAGGGTGTCTGAAAAAAATTGCAATGCGGAAAATACCGGACTGGGTCCTGTATGCAGGCTATGCAATAAAAACTGCAACATCTATAAAATAGCTAAGGATTTTCCCCATGAGTTATATCTGATAGAACATAATTCAGATTCTCTTAAAGGGGCAACAGAAAAAGATTTGGATGAACTTGGAATTATTGGTGTTAGCTGTGTTTTAAACCTTATATCTGGTGGTTATCAGGCAAGTAAAATGGGAATTCCTCCGCAATGTGTGATTTTAAATAGAGTTTCCTGCTCTAAGCATTGGCTGGACGGGGATTTCCCATCAACAATTGACCTTGAAGAACTTTCAACCAAATTCTAG
- a CDS encoding TetR/AcrR family transcriptional regulator — MEEKNTKEKIFDASLELFSQKGFNNTSVREIAREVGIKESSIYNHYSSKQAIMDIILKTFEDYFNSFDENKNHQMDELLDSDPMLFYRMGSEMFRQQLRNERIMKLFRFFFIQMYQDEMIADFFHKHILEEPLEFWTSIFSRLIEKGLIRKEFDPAVLAREYYAYPMFLLMEIFIQNNSFPDDELDRLFEDAEQHVEFILGAVRV, encoded by the coding sequence ATGGAGGAGAAAAATACCAAAGAAAAAATTTTTGATGCCTCACTTGAGTTATTTTCACAAAAAGGATTTAATAATACTTCTGTTAGAGAAATTGCCCGTGAGGTTGGAATTAAAGAAAGCTCAATATATAATCATTATTCATCAAAACAAGCCATTATGGATATTATTTTAAAGACTTTTGAGGATTATTTTAATAGCTTCGATGAAAATAAAAACCATCAGATGGATGAATTATTGGACTCAGACCCTATGCTGTTTTATAGGATGGGTTCTGAGATGTTCAGGCAGCAATTGAGAAACGAAAGGATAATGAAGCTATTTAGGTTTTTCTTTATTCAAATGTATCAGGACGAAATGATAGCTGATTTTTTCCATAAGCACATTCTTGAAGAACCTCTGGAATTCTGGACTTCAATTTTTTCCAGACTAATCGAAAAAGGACTCATCAGAAAGGAATTTGACCCTGCAGTTCTGGCAAGGGAATATTATGCCTATCCTATGTTTCTGTTAATGGAGATATTTATCCAGAACAACTCCTTTCCCGATGATGAATTGGACAGGCTATTTGAAGATGCAGAACAGCATGTTGAGTTTATTCTTGGTGCGGTGAGGGTTTAA